From the Comamonas odontotermitis genome, one window contains:
- a CDS encoding aspartate/glutamate racemase family protein has translation MRNILVINPNSSRATTSMMVNIAADEAPAGVAVSGLTAQRAPLMIVNQQELDAAALEVEATWRSAQAEGWSGVIISAFGDPGVHLVRRTTDLPVVGICESSMLEAAEGGRRFGIATVTPDLADAINGKARELGLAELFTGIRLTSGDPRALTADPQALDAALAQAVRQCIEQDQAEAVIIGGGPLGQAALQLAPRFQVPVIAPISAAVRRLLRLMAPAPASAMAQG, from the coding sequence ATGCGGAACATTCTGGTCATCAACCCGAACTCATCCAGGGCCACCACGTCAATGATGGTCAATATCGCGGCAGACGAAGCACCCGCCGGTGTAGCCGTCAGCGGCCTGACTGCGCAACGTGCGCCTTTGATGATCGTGAACCAGCAGGAGTTGGATGCAGCGGCGCTGGAGGTGGAGGCCACATGGCGCTCGGCGCAGGCCGAGGGCTGGTCGGGCGTCATCATCAGTGCATTTGGCGACCCGGGCGTGCACCTGGTCAGGCGTACGACCGATCTGCCCGTGGTCGGCATCTGCGAGTCGTCGATGCTGGAGGCAGCAGAGGGCGGTCGGCGGTTCGGCATTGCCACCGTGACGCCCGATCTGGCCGACGCGATCAATGGCAAGGCCCGCGAGCTGGGGCTTGCGGAGCTGTTCACAGGCATTCGCCTGACCTCGGGCGACCCGCGCGCCCTGACGGCGGACCCCCAGGCGCTGGATGCTGCACTGGCGCAGGCGGTGCGCCAGTGCATCGAGCAGGACCAGGCCGAGGCCGTGATCATTGGCGGCGGGCCGCTGGGGCAGGCTGCGCTACAGCTGGCGCCGCGATTTCAGGTTCCGGTCATTGCGCCCATCTCGGCCGCAGTGCGGCGGCTTCTGCGCCTGATGGCGCCTGCGCCCGCATCGGCCATGGCGCAGGGCTGA
- a CDS encoding MFS transporter, with the protein MAGGPQLSSLPNSPKVAQLDQALDQIGVTRSHHTIIFLILIGCLFDAFEQNAVGIVGPMLREQWGLDAAHIGMLNTVTFAAAAIGRVVSGYVADRYGRRVMLSIDLLLFTLGAGICAMAPNLTVMAIGRAVVGFGLGGEIAIAVTMLAEFCSTKARGVAIGTVNVAAGGLGNFLAPGFGLLVFWLFPGDNNWRWLFVCLMVPAILGAFYRRYIPETPRFLLSQGKVKETNAVLSKLAAGRLSGKDIPQREFITDDGVAPPESKIKVRVTEIFRGALARRTIPLCITIWMTYGAQISVLTLMPTILVTLGYSISKSLMFTMVMQCGSLLGAIAASALGFHFPRKRVLTIGAVCACIAALSIGFLAKNIVVLLAAGAVFQFFVLLLNTTIWIFAPELYPTRVRAFGTAFILATGTAGGAFMPLVAGKLLDSVGLAGVFSMVAAMYAIFVISIQSVPETYGTSPDATPIDGGSEGQPAGAAAPIQARTR; encoded by the coding sequence ATGGCAGGCGGACCTCAACTCTCATCGCTTCCCAACTCTCCCAAGGTGGCCCAACTCGACCAGGCGCTGGACCAGATCGGGGTCACGCGGTCGCACCACACCATCATCTTTCTGATTCTGATCGGCTGTCTGTTCGATGCGTTTGAGCAGAACGCGGTCGGCATCGTCGGCCCCATGCTGCGCGAGCAGTGGGGCCTGGACGCTGCGCACATCGGCATGCTCAATACCGTCACCTTTGCGGCAGCGGCCATCGGCCGTGTCGTATCCGGCTACGTGGCAGACCGGTATGGGCGCCGGGTCATGCTCAGCATCGACCTGTTGCTTTTCACATTGGGGGCAGGCATCTGCGCCATGGCACCGAACCTGACTGTGATGGCGATTGGCCGTGCGGTGGTGGGTTTTGGCCTGGGAGGCGAAATCGCCATTGCCGTGACGATGCTGGCCGAGTTCTGCTCGACCAAGGCACGCGGCGTGGCCATCGGTACGGTCAACGTTGCAGCTGGCGGCCTGGGCAACTTTCTGGCGCCGGGCTTCGGCCTTCTGGTGTTCTGGCTGTTTCCGGGCGACAACAACTGGCGCTGGTTGTTTGTATGCCTGATGGTGCCGGCCATCCTGGGCGCGTTCTACCGCCGCTACATTCCCGAGACGCCACGCTTTCTGCTCTCGCAAGGCAAGGTAAAGGAGACCAATGCCGTGCTCTCCAAGCTGGCAGCAGGCCGCCTCTCGGGCAAGGACATTCCGCAACGCGAATTCATCACCGATGACGGTGTAGCTCCGCCGGAATCGAAGATCAAGGTCCGTGTCACCGAAATCTTCCGAGGTGCCCTGGCGCGCCGCACCATCCCGTTGTGCATCACGATATGGATGACCTATGGCGCGCAGATCTCCGTGCTGACCCTGATGCCGACGATTCTGGTGACGCTGGGCTACTCCATCTCCAAGAGCCTCATGTTCACCATGGTGATGCAGTGCGGCAGCCTGCTGGGCGCCATTGCCGCATCGGCTCTGGGCTTTCACTTCCCGCGCAAGCGCGTCCTGACCATCGGCGCCGTCTGTGCCTGCATTGCCGCGCTGTCCATCGGCTTTCTGGCCAAGAACATCGTCGTGCTGCTGGCGGCAGGTGCGGTGTTTCAATTCTTTGTGCTGCTGCTCAACACCACCATCTGGATCTTTGCCCCCGAACTCTATCCCACCCGGGTGCGTGCCTTCGGCACCGCCTTCATTCTGGCCACCGGCACGGCCGGTGGCGCCTTCATGCCGCTGGTGGCAGGCAAGCTGCTCGATTCAGTGGGCCTTGCAGGCGTGTTCTCGATGGTGGCTGCGATGTATGCGATCTTCGTCATCAGCATCCAGAGCGTGCCCGAGACCTACGGAACCTCGCCGGACGCCACGCCCATCGATGGCGGCAGCGAAGGACAGCCAGCCGGGGCAGCAGCACCGATCCAGGCACGCACGCGCTGA
- a CDS encoding MurR/RpiR family transcriptional regulator: protein MHHSKPHANSFVRRVRSQLDALSTAERRLADFMLEFPGELASYAASELATLAGVSNATVSRFIRRLGYASYEEAKRDVRREKESGSPLFQAAKSAAGQTPLASRIATNLEQSQSNLARTFAQLNDMQMQDIVTALVKAPRLLIFGTRGSHGFARYLRWQLLQVIPCVVAVPDAGESLGEHLAGLAPQDCLVVFGMRRQTRQMSGLLEAASKMGCKILFISDAMSPDRREATWSIQCQCMGPGPLDNHVAVMALCDLISTMVVESAGAAGRKRLAAIELLHEDLDEL from the coding sequence ATGCACCATTCCAAACCTCACGCCAATTCCTTTGTTCGCCGCGTTCGCAGCCAGCTTGACGCGCTTTCCACTGCAGAGCGCAGGCTGGCCGATTTCATGCTGGAGTTTCCGGGCGAGCTCGCTAGCTATGCTGCCAGCGAGCTGGCGACGCTTGCTGGCGTGTCCAACGCAACCGTGAGCCGATTCATCCGGCGCCTGGGCTACGCGAGCTACGAAGAGGCAAAGCGCGATGTGCGGCGCGAAAAGGAGTCGGGCTCGCCCTTGTTTCAGGCCGCTAAGAGTGCGGCGGGCCAGACACCGCTTGCCAGCCGGATTGCCACCAACCTCGAACAATCGCAGTCGAACCTGGCGCGCACCTTTGCGCAGCTGAACGACATGCAGATGCAGGATATCGTCACCGCGCTCGTCAAGGCGCCGCGGCTCCTGATTTTTGGCACGCGGGGCAGCCATGGCTTTGCGCGCTACCTGCGCTGGCAGTTGCTGCAGGTGATTCCTTGCGTGGTGGCGGTTCCCGATGCGGGGGAGTCACTGGGCGAGCATCTGGCTGGGCTCGCGCCACAGGATTGCCTGGTGGTGTTCGGTATGCGGCGCCAGACGCGGCAGATGTCGGGCCTTTTGGAGGCGGCCAGCAAGATGGGCTGCAAAATCCTTTTCATCAGCGATGCCATGTCGCCCGACCGCCGCGAGGCGACCTGGTCGATCCAGTGCCAGTGCATGGGCCCGGGGCCGCTGGACAACCATGTAGCGGTCATGGCGCTGTGCGACCTGATCTCCACCATGGTTGTCGAGAGCGCGGGCGCGGCCGGCCGCAAGCGCCTCGCGGCCATCGAGCTCCTGCACGAAGACCTGGACGAGTTGTGA
- the upp gene encoding uracil phosphoribosyltransferase: MTTNIAKVTIIDHPLVQHKLTLMRRKEASTNSFRRMLGELSTLMAYEITRDFPLQDLEIETPMEKMVGKVIDGKKLALVSILRAGNGFLDGMLNVVPGARIGHIGLYRDPQTLQPVEYYFKMPDNMGERDVIVVDPMLATGNSAAAAVQQLKDKCQPKSIKFMCLLAAPEGIATLQKAHPDVPIFTAAVDRELNDHGYILPGLGDAGDRIFGTK, encoded by the coding sequence ATGACTACCAACATCGCCAAAGTCACCATCATCGACCACCCCCTGGTTCAGCACAAACTGACCTTGATGCGCCGCAAGGAAGCCAGCACCAACAGCTTTCGCCGCATGCTGGGCGAGTTGTCGACGCTGATGGCCTATGAGATCACGCGCGACTTTCCGCTGCAGGATCTGGAAATCGAGACGCCCATGGAGAAGATGGTCGGCAAAGTGATCGACGGCAAGAAGTTGGCCCTGGTGTCCATCCTGCGCGCAGGCAACGGTTTTCTGGACGGCATGCTGAACGTGGTGCCGGGCGCGCGCATCGGCCACATCGGCCTGTACCGCGACCCGCAGACGCTGCAACCGGTCGAGTACTACTTCAAGATGCCCGACAACATGGGCGAGCGCGATGTGATCGTGGTGGACCCGATGCTGGCAACGGGTAATTCGGCCGCTGCAGCCGTGCAGCAACTCAAGGACAAGTGCCAGCCCAAGTCCATCAAGTTCATGTGCCTGCTGGCCGCCCCCGAAGGCATTGCCACCCTGCAGAAGGCGCACCCCGATGTGCCCATCTTCACGGCCGCCGTGGACCGCGAGCTCAACGACCACGGCTACATCCTTCCTGGCCTGGGCGACGCTGGCGACCGCATTTTCGGCACCAAGTAA
- a CDS encoding retropepsin-like aspartic protease family protein: MSRLRTQNPHPAPATPDANLSAEPPATASPPPAPWQAPSPASQSSAPPTQPPAWPPAYPPAAPPGAPRKSSPNGGPPAPTRRTTWLLLGGWAAVTLVIYLATDAYRKPAEGKVLAHGVLEIPRDRDGHFRVGGAVNGVPVQFMVDTGASIISITDKVAERAQLPEGVPMQFQTANGVREGTMRRAERIEVGPFAVNNLRVGTGYTGESDKDALLGQNFLRYFDVSMAGNTMVLRARETD, from the coding sequence ATGAGCCGACTTCGCACCCAAAACCCCCACCCCGCTCCTGCCACGCCGGATGCCAACCTGTCCGCCGAGCCGCCCGCAACCGCTTCGCCGCCGCCAGCACCATGGCAGGCGCCTTCGCCTGCCTCACAATCTTCTGCGCCCCCAACACAACCACCAGCGTGGCCGCCCGCATACCCGCCTGCAGCCCCGCCGGGCGCGCCACGCAAATCTTCACCGAATGGCGGCCCGCCAGCGCCCACGCGCCGCACCACCTGGCTGCTGCTGGGCGGCTGGGCGGCGGTGACGCTGGTGATCTATCTGGCGACCGATGCGTACCGCAAGCCCGCCGAAGGCAAAGTGCTGGCCCACGGTGTGCTGGAGATACCACGTGACCGGGACGGGCACTTCCGTGTGGGCGGTGCCGTCAACGGCGTGCCGGTGCAGTTCATGGTCGATACCGGGGCGAGCATCATCAGCATCACCGACAAGGTGGCCGAACGCGCCCAGTTGCCCGAAGGCGTACCCATGCAGTTCCAGACGGCCAATGGTGTGCGCGAAGGCACCATGCGCAGGGCCGAGCGCATTGAAGTCGGCCCGTTTGCCGTCAACAACCTGCGGGTTGGCACCGGCTACACGGGTGAGAGCGACAAGGATGCGCTGCTGGGCCAGAACTTTCTGCGCTACTTCGATGTCAGCATGGCAGGCAACACCATGGTGCTGCGGGCGCGGGAAACCGATTGA
- a CDS encoding Bug family tripartite tricarboxylate transporter substrate binding protein gives MTPTRRHLLQGLASLASACALPLSLTRAHAADTVWPSRPLRFVVGYPAGSSPDMQARMIAQPLAQILGQPVVVDNKPGASGNIGADQVARATDDHTFGIIGNGPLTSSQALYSRLPYNPAKDFAPLALVGVSPLAWVVPAAAGTSADKALASLRKKGKAASYGSTGLGSGGHLGMELLKDALHFEALHVPFTGAPGVVSALLGGQLDCALLPISSVLPLVQNGKLTALAVTSTQRTSLMPDTPSMREIGAKDVNIEVWNALMAPAGMHAAVQGPLSDALVKVLSSAEIKEQLLRQAWTLDDPSPVRLSQRIAADRKMYNELIARKKLQLE, from the coding sequence ATGACCCCTACCCGCCGCCACCTGCTCCAAGGACTTGCCAGCCTGGCCAGCGCCTGTGCACTGCCCCTGTCCCTGACCCGCGCACATGCTGCCGATACCGTCTGGCCCAGCAGACCGCTGCGCTTTGTGGTGGGCTACCCGGCGGGCTCCTCACCCGACATGCAGGCGCGCATGATCGCCCAGCCGCTGGCGCAGATCCTGGGCCAACCGGTTGTGGTCGACAACAAGCCCGGCGCCAGCGGCAATATCGGAGCAGACCAGGTGGCCCGCGCCACCGATGACCATACCTTCGGCATCATCGGCAACGGCCCGCTGACATCATCACAAGCGCTGTACTCCAGGCTGCCCTACAACCCGGCCAAGGATTTTGCACCGCTGGCGCTGGTTGGCGTATCACCGCTGGCCTGGGTGGTGCCTGCTGCGGCAGGCACTTCTGCCGATAAGGCGCTGGCGAGCTTGCGCAAAAAAGGCAAGGCCGCCAGCTATGGCTCCACCGGCCTGGGGTCAGGCGGCCACCTGGGCATGGAACTGCTCAAGGATGCCCTGCACTTTGAAGCGCTGCATGTGCCCTTTACTGGCGCGCCGGGCGTGGTGTCCGCCCTGCTTGGCGGTCAGCTCGATTGCGCACTACTGCCCATCTCGTCCGTCCTGCCCCTGGTGCAGAACGGCAAGCTCACGGCGCTGGCCGTGACATCGACCCAGCGCACCAGCCTGATGCCGGACACGCCTTCCATGCGCGAGATCGGCGCCAAGGATGTGAACATCGAGGTGTGGAACGCGCTGATGGCCCCCGCAGGCATGCACGCGGCGGTGCAAGGCCCGTTGAGCGACGCGCTGGTCAAGGTGCTGAGCAGCGCGGAAATCAAGGAGCAGCTGTTGCGCCAGGCCTGGACCCTGGACGATCCCTCGCCCGTTCGGCTTTCGCAGCGCATTGCAGCCGACCGCAAGATGTACAACGAGCTGATTGCTCGCAAGAAACTGCAGCTCGAGTGA
- a CDS encoding D-2-hydroxyacid dehydrogenase family protein, which produces MNIVILDDYQDAVRKLQCASRLDDYSAKVYTNTVKGLGQLSVRLRDADIIVLIRERTHINRLLLEKLPRLKMIAQTGRVGSHIDLTACTERGVAVAEGVGSPVAPAELTWALIMSAARRLPQYIANLKHGAWQQSGFKAANMPPNFGLGTVLRGRTLGIWGYGKIGQMVAGYGKAFGMEVLVWGSDNSRARALSDGHKVAPSKQAFFAASDVLSVHLRLNDQTRGCISFDDLSMMKPTATFVNTSRAELVQPDALIAGLNRGRPGIAAVDVFESEPTLQGHALLRLENCICTPHIGYVELDSYEMYFGAAFDNVINYIKGRPTNIVNPGALQVRR; this is translated from the coding sequence ATGAATATTGTGATCTTGGACGATTATCAGGATGCAGTGCGCAAGCTGCAGTGCGCATCGCGCCTGGATGACTATTCAGCCAAGGTCTACACCAATACCGTCAAGGGCCTGGGCCAGCTGTCGGTACGGCTGCGTGATGCCGACATCATCGTGTTGATCCGCGAGCGCACCCACATCAACCGCCTGCTGCTGGAAAAGCTTCCTCGCCTCAAGATGATTGCGCAGACTGGCCGGGTCGGTTCGCACATTGACCTGACAGCCTGCACCGAGCGCGGTGTGGCTGTGGCTGAAGGTGTGGGCTCTCCCGTTGCTCCTGCGGAATTGACCTGGGCGCTCATCATGTCGGCCGCGCGCAGGTTGCCGCAGTACATAGCCAACCTCAAGCATGGTGCCTGGCAGCAGTCGGGTTTCAAGGCGGCCAACATGCCGCCCAATTTTGGCCTGGGCACGGTGTTGCGCGGCCGCACCCTGGGTATCTGGGGCTACGGCAAGATCGGCCAGATGGTGGCTGGTTATGGCAAGGCCTTCGGCATGGAGGTGTTGGTCTGGGGCAGTGACAATTCGCGTGCGCGCGCCCTGTCTGACGGGCACAAGGTCGCCCCCAGCAAACAGGCTTTTTTTGCTGCCAGCGATGTGCTCTCGGTCCACCTGCGGCTCAACGACCAGACACGCGGCTGCATCAGCTTTGACGACCTGTCGATGATGAAGCCGACCGCCACCTTTGTGAACACCTCGCGGGCCGAACTGGTGCAACCCGATGCCTTGATCGCGGGGCTCAACCGGGGCCGCCCGGGTATTGCAGCCGTGGACGTATTCGAGAGCGAGCCCACCTTGCAGGGTCATGCACTGCTGCGGCTGGAGAACTGCATCTGCACGCCCCACATCGGCTATGTGGAGCTGGACAGCTACGAGATGTACTTTGGCGCAGCGTTTGACAACGTGATCAACTACATCAAGGGCCGGCCGACGAATATCGTCAACCCGGGCGCGCTGCAGGTGCGGCGCTGA
- a CDS encoding gamma-glutamylcyclotransferase: protein MFERTMEEWGGEQDLWVFAYGSLIWRPEFEFLECRHARVYGWHRALKMWSHINRGTPECPGLVFGMFSGGSCRGMAFRIARHHVPEMMPRLWQREMAADAYDPKWLDCQTENGNVKALAFTLSKTSPRCTGTLCEDDYRRIFAQSCGIYGTTLDYAQSTFTALLQQGIHDRALERLLQLSAEAAAPHA from the coding sequence ATGTTCGAAAGAACCATGGAGGAATGGGGAGGCGAACAGGATCTATGGGTATTTGCCTATGGCTCACTGATCTGGCGTCCGGAATTCGAGTTTCTGGAATGTCGCCACGCGCGCGTGTACGGCTGGCATCGCGCGCTCAAGATGTGGAGCCACATCAATCGCGGCACGCCAGAGTGCCCTGGCCTCGTGTTCGGCATGTTCTCGGGAGGCAGCTGCCGGGGCATGGCCTTTCGCATCGCGCGCCACCATGTACCGGAAATGATGCCGCGCCTGTGGCAACGCGAAATGGCTGCCGATGCCTACGATCCCAAGTGGCTCGATTGCCAGACCGAGAACGGCAATGTGAAGGCGCTGGCTTTTACCCTGTCAAAAACCAGCCCACGTTGCACGGGTACCCTGTGCGAGGATGACTACCGCCGCATCTTTGCCCAATCGTGCGGCATCTACGGCACCACCCTCGACTATGCCCAGTCCACCTTCACTGCGCTGCTGCAGCAAGGCATCCATGACCGGGCCCTGGAGCGCTTGCTTCAACTCTCGGCGGAAGCTGCTGCACCCCACGCCTGA
- the thiD gene encoding bifunctional hydroxymethylpyrimidine kinase/phosphomethylpyrimidine kinase → MTRSNLNASATLPRYARVLSIAGSDSGGGAGIQADLKTMSALGCYGMTAITALTAQNTQGVRGIHGVPPQFLQDQLDAVLQDIGTDAVKIGMLHAPEVVQVVAAAIDRYALRNVVLDPVMVATSGDRLIAEATVGELVNQLFPRAAVITPNLDEAGLLLGRTIQGADELERAAQDLLAMGAKAVLVKGGHLPGEEVVDLLAMADGTRLRLASPRIHTHNGHGTGCTLSSAIACQLALGHTLPDAVQRGRQYILGAIAAGADVHTGQGHGPLNHGWQPQAQVVVRSGV, encoded by the coding sequence ATGACCCGTTCGAACCTCAACGCTTCCGCCACCTTGCCGCGCTACGCCCGGGTGCTGTCGATTGCCGGCTCCGACAGCGGTGGTGGTGCAGGCATCCAGGCCGATCTGAAGACCATGAGCGCCTTGGGCTGCTACGGCATGACGGCGATCACGGCGTTGACGGCCCAGAACACCCAGGGCGTGCGCGGCATTCACGGAGTGCCGCCCCAGTTCTTGCAGGATCAGCTCGACGCCGTGCTGCAGGATATCGGCACCGACGCCGTCAAGATCGGCATGTTGCATGCGCCGGAGGTGGTTCAGGTGGTCGCTGCTGCCATTGACCGGTATGCGCTGCGCAATGTGGTGCTGGACCCGGTGATGGTGGCCACCAGTGGCGACCGCCTGATTGCCGAGGCGACGGTGGGCGAACTGGTGAACCAGCTTTTTCCTCGCGCTGCGGTGATCACCCCCAACCTGGATGAGGCAGGCTTGCTGCTGGGTCGCACCATCCAGGGGGCAGACGAGCTGGAGCGCGCCGCCCAGGATCTGCTGGCCATGGGAGCCAAGGCGGTGCTGGTCAAAGGAGGGCACCTTCCCGGCGAGGAAGTGGTGGACTTGCTGGCCATGGCCGATGGCACGCGCCTGCGCCTGGCTTCACCCCGCATCCACACCCACAATGGCCATGGCACGGGTTGCACCCTGTCATCCGCCATTGCCTGCCAGCTGGCTCTGGGCCATACGCTGCCGGATGCCGTACAGCGTGGCCGCCAGTACATCCTGGGTGCCATTGCAGCCGGCGCCGACGTGCATACCGGCCAGGGCCACGGCCCACTGAACCATGGCTGGCAGCCCCAGGCACAAGTGGTCGTTCGAAGTGGGGTATGA
- a CDS encoding FAD-dependent oxidoreductase, whose translation MTSHALIPAPARLAILGGGLLGRLLALVLSGKGYSIDLYDRGGPQAEHAAAHVAAAMLAPLAESAVTEHGVVRMGQYGLARWPQLIAQLADPVFIQQAGTMVVWHRQDAAEAQRFRGILERTQAAIAELPPLQALDRSALQALEPALASHFQQGYYLPGEGQLDNRQLLAALVPALQAGGVRLHWHTPREVSDFVPGEAGQPDWLIDTRGLGAKPQWSTLRGVRGEVVRVHAPEVSLSRPTRLMHPRYPIYIAPKQNHLFVIGATEIESDDMSPASVRSAMELLSAAYTVHSGFAEARILEIGVQCRPALPDNLPAIRQTRPRVLEVNGLYRHGFMISPAVLDCAVQVVETGGSPLAAQFGLAVSLL comes from the coding sequence ATGACTTCTCACGCACTCATTCCCGCTCCTGCCCGCCTTGCCATCCTTGGCGGTGGCCTGCTCGGGCGTCTGTTGGCGCTTGTGCTCTCGGGCAAGGGCTATTCCATCGATCTGTATGACCGTGGCGGCCCGCAGGCCGAGCATGCAGCCGCACATGTGGCCGCTGCCATGCTCGCCCCGCTGGCCGAGTCGGCAGTTACCGAGCACGGTGTCGTGCGCATGGGCCAGTACGGCCTTGCGCGCTGGCCGCAGTTGATTGCCCAGTTGGCCGATCCTGTGTTCATTCAGCAAGCCGGAACCATGGTGGTCTGGCACCGGCAGGATGCGGCGGAGGCCCAGCGCTTTCGCGGCATTCTGGAGCGCACCCAGGCGGCCATTGCGGAGCTGCCCCCTTTGCAGGCGCTGGATCGCTCCGCCCTGCAGGCGCTCGAACCGGCACTGGCCTCGCATTTTCAACAAGGCTATTACCTGCCTGGCGAAGGCCAGCTGGACAATCGCCAGTTGCTGGCTGCCCTGGTGCCCGCGTTGCAGGCGGGCGGCGTGCGCCTGCATTGGCATACGCCCCGCGAGGTAAGCGACTTTGTCCCGGGCGAGGCCGGCCAGCCCGATTGGCTGATCGACACCCGGGGCCTTGGCGCCAAACCACAGTGGAGCACGCTGCGCGGCGTACGCGGCGAAGTGGTGCGCGTGCACGCCCCCGAGGTGAGCCTGAGCCGCCCTACGCGCCTGATGCACCCGCGCTACCCGATCTACATCGCCCCCAAGCAGAACCATCTGTTCGTGATCGGCGCGACTGAGATTGAATCGGACGATATGTCGCCCGCAAGCGTCCGCTCGGCGATGGAGTTGCTCTCTGCGGCCTACACCGTGCATAGCGGTTTTGCCGAGGCGCGCATTCTGGAGATCGGCGTGCAGTGCCGCCCCGCCCTGCCCGACAACCTGCCCGCCATACGGCAGACCCGGCCGCGTGTACTGGAAGTCAATGGCCTGTACCGCCACGGCTTCATGATCTCTCCTGCGGTGCTCGACTGTGCCGTGCAGGTGGTGGAAACCGGTGGCTCGCCGCTGGCGGCACAGTTCGGTCTGGCCGTCAGCCTGCTCTGA
- the thiS gene encoding sulfur carrier protein ThiS, with translation MQILLNNQATELPAHATVAQALAQLQPQPPFAVAVNTEFVPKALYESRVLQANDKVEVISPVTGG, from the coding sequence ATGCAAATCCTTTTGAACAACCAGGCCACCGAGCTGCCCGCCCATGCCACCGTAGCCCAGGCACTGGCCCAATTGCAGCCGCAACCACCTTTTGCCGTGGCGGTGAACACCGAGTTCGTGCCCAAGGCGCTTTACGAGAGCCGGGTACTCCAGGCCAATGACAAGGTCGAGGTGATCTCGCCGGTCACTGGCGGCTGA
- a CDS encoding thiazole synthase, whose amino-acid sequence MTAIPSSDDALVLYGQRFQSRLLLGTSRYPSPAVLEAAVARARPAMVTASLRRQGSNAAETGSDFWALLKRLEVPVLPNTAGCMRVQEAITTAQMAREVFETPWIKLELIGDDYTLQPDTLNLVEAASILIKDGFQVLPYCTEDLVLCQRLVDVGCQAVMPWAAPIGTGRGPVNPYAMQALRERLNVPLICDAGLGLPSHACQVMEWGFDGVLLNTAVALSQDPVAMAGAFADATAAGHAAFRAGAMQAQDTAQPSTPVLGTPFWHNA is encoded by the coding sequence ATGACTGCCATTCCCTCCTCTGACGACGCCCTGGTTCTGTATGGCCAGCGCTTTCAAAGCCGGCTGCTGCTGGGCACCTCGCGCTACCCATCGCCTGCGGTGCTGGAGGCCGCAGTCGCCCGCGCCAGGCCAGCCATGGTGACTGCATCGCTGCGCCGCCAGGGCAGCAATGCGGCAGAGACCGGCAGCGACTTCTGGGCCCTCCTCAAGCGCCTTGAGGTGCCTGTGCTGCCAAACACCGCAGGCTGCATGCGCGTGCAGGAGGCGATCACCACCGCGCAGATGGCGCGCGAGGTGTTCGAGACGCCGTGGATCAAGCTGGAGCTGATCGGTGACGACTACACCTTGCAGCCCGATACGCTCAACCTCGTCGAAGCGGCCTCCATCCTGATCAAGGACGGCTTTCAGGTGTTGCCCTACTGCACCGAAGACTTGGTGCTATGCCAGCGCCTCGTCGACGTTGGCTGCCAGGCCGTCATGCCCTGGGCAGCGCCCATCGGCACGGGCCGTGGCCCCGTCAATCCATACGCAATGCAGGCCTTGCGCGAGCGCCTCAACGTACCGCTGATCTGCGATGCCGGCCTGGGCCTGCCCAGCCACGCCTGCCAGGTGATGGAATGGGGCTTTGACGGCGTGCTGCTCAACACCGCCGTGGCGCTGTCGCAAGACCCTGTCGCCATGGCTGGTGCCTTTGCCGACGCCACGGCAGCGGGCCACGCCGCCTTCCGGGCAGGAGCCATGCAAGCGCAGGACACGGCCCAACCCAGCACGCCGGTGCTGGGCACGCCTTTCTGGCACAACGCCTGA